The Primulina eburnea isolate SZY01 chromosome 8, ASM2296580v1, whole genome shotgun sequence genome contains a region encoding:
- the LOC140838748 gene encoding CBL-interacting serine/threonine-protein kinase 20 has product MEKRTNILMHRYEMGKLLGKGTFAKVYHARNLKTSESVAIKIIDKEKIVKVGLIDQIKREISVMRRIKHPNVVQLYEVMASKSKIYFAIEYVKGGELFNKVAKGRLKEDAARKYFQQLIAAVDFCHSRGVYHRDLKPENLLLDESGNLKVSDFGLSALVESKRQDGLLHTTCGTPAYVAPEVISKRGYDGEKADIWSCGVILFVLLAGYLPFQDPNLVEMYRKISRGEFKCPNWFPPEVKKLLSRILDPNPYSRISVSSLMENYWFRKGFKRVECASFDVNKEDSPRSILEVVDSDSESCSGKKDEAQPTCSMKRLPSFNAFDIISNISQGFDLSGLFEEDTNNSKAEAWFTTQKPPSMVVSKLEEVALMESFKIKKLDGVVKMQGSKEGRKGQLGIDAEIFEVTPSFHVVEVKKTAGDTMEYRKFYDQDLKPSLKDIVWSWQGSGDNLQQQEGDFN; this is encoded by the coding sequence ATGGAGAAAAGAACCAATATTTTGATGCACAGATACGAAATGGGGAAATTGCTTGGGAAGGGTACATTTGCAAAAGTTTATCATGCAAGAAACCTGAAAACGAGCGAGAGCGTAGCGATCAAAATCATCGACAAAGAGAAGATCGTCAAGGTAGGTTTGATAGATCAAATTAAGCGCGAGATCTCCGTGATGCGGCGCATCAAACACCCAAATGTGGTACAGCTGTACGAGGTTATGGCGAGCAAATCTAAGATTTATTTTGCGATCGAGTATGTTAAGGGTGGCGAGCTTTTCAACAAGGTGGCGAAAGGGCGGCTCAAAGAAGATGCTGCAAGGAAGTATTTCCAGCAACTGATCGCTGCTGTCGATTTCTGTCACAGCCGTGGCGTGTATCATCGTGATCTGAAGCCAGAAAATCTACTCCTTGATGAGTCAGGGAATTTGAAGGTGTCGGATTTTGGGTTAAGCGCCTTGGTTGAATCGAAAAGACAGGACGGACTTCTGCACACGACATGCGGAACACCGGCTTATGTTGCTCCGGAGGTCATCAGCAAGCGAGGATACGATGGAGAAAAGGCTGATATTTGGTCATGTGGAGTAATTCTGTTTGTTTTATTGGCGGGCTATCTCCCATTCCAAGATCCCAATCTCGTGGAAATGTATAGAAAGATCAGTAGAGGGGAATTCAAATGCCCGAACTGGTTTCCCCCGGAGGTCAAGAAACTTCTTTCCAGAATACTTGACCCGAACCCATACTCAAGAATCAGCGTCTCAAGCCTGATGGAAAATTACTGGTTCAGAAAAGGGTTCAAGCGGGTGGAATGCGCTAGTTTTGATGTAAACAAGGAGGATTCTCCGCGCAGCATTCTGGAAGTCGTGGATTCGGATTCAGAATCCTGCTCCGGGAAGAAAGATGAGGCGCAGCCAACCTGTTCGATGAAACGACTACCCAGCTTCAACGCTTTTGACATCATATCCAATATTTCCCAGGGATTTGATCTCTCAGGACTGTTCGAAGAGGACACGAACAACAGCAAGGCGGAAGCGTGGTTTACGACCCAAAAGCCACCATCAATGGTGGTTTCGAAGCTGGAGGAAGTGGCATTAATGGAGAGTTTCAAGATCAAAAAGCTAGATGGAGTGGTGAAAATGCAAGGGAGCAAAGAGGGGAGAAAAGGGCAGTTGGGCATTGACGCGGAGATATTCGAGGTTACGCCGTCGTTTCATGTGGTGGAGGTCAAGAAAACTGCCGGCGACACCATGGAGTACCGCAAGTTTTATGACCAAGATTTGAAGCCTTCATTGAAGGACATAGTGTGGAGTTGGCAAGGTAGTGGGGACAATTTACAGCAGCAAGAAGGcgattttaattaa
- the LOC140838747 gene encoding CBL-interacting serine/threonine-protein kinase 12-like, whose protein sequence is MAAAKPSTSTATKVGKQKEMSGFLLGRYEIAKLLGHGTFAKVYHAKNLKTGESVAIKVIDKEKILKVGLIGHIKREISILRRVRHPNIVQLFEVMATKTKIFFVMEYVKGGELFNKVAKGRLKEEVARKYFQQLISAVAFCHARGVYHRDLKPENILLDEDGDLKVSDFGLSAISEQIKQDGLFHTFCGTPAYVAPEVLARKGYNAAKVDIWSCGVILFVLMAGYLPFHDQNVMSMYKKIYKGEFRCPRWFSPELIRFLTRLLDTNPETRITIPEIMETKWFKKGFKNVKFFIDDDKLCTVNDDTNNTDVECLSDQSLSESDSELETRRKIKSLPRPASLNAFDIISFSQGFNLSGLFEEGSDGGTRFVSGAPVSKIISKLEEIAKIVSFTVRKKDCRVSLEGSRDGAKGPLTIAAEIFELTPLLRVVEVRKKGGDGTEYEDFCNRDLKPGLQSLVHENVSDSSYLPSDTE, encoded by the coding sequence ATGGCCGCCGCCAAACCCTCCACCTCCACCGCCACGAAGGTTGGGAAGCAGAAGGAAATGAGCGGCTTTCTGTTGGGCCGATACGAAATCGCTAAACTCCTGGGGCACGGGACGTTCGCCAAAGTGTATCACGCCAAGAACTTGAAAACCGGGGAAAGTGTTGCGATTAAGGTGATCGATAAAGAGAAGATCTTGAAAGTTGGGTTGATCGGTCACATCAAGCGAGAGATCTCCATTTTGAGGAGGGTTCGCCATCCCAACATTGTGCAGCTGTTCGAAGTCATGGCAACCAAGACTAAGATCTTCTTTGTCATGGAATATGTCAAGGGTGGCGAGTTATTCAACAAGGTTGCCAAGGGCAGGCTTAAAGAGGAAGTTGCCAGAAAGTATTTCCAGCAACTGATTTCTGCCGTAGCCTTCTGCCACGCCCGCGGCGTCTATCATCGCGATTTGAAGCCCGAAAATATTTTGCTTGATGAGGATGGGGATCTTAAAGTGTCTGATTTTGGGCTGAGTGCTATTTCCGAGCAGATAAAACAAGATGGTCTTTTTCATACTTTTTGTGGCACGCCGGCCTATGTGGCGCCGGAGGTTTTGGCTAGAAAGGGCTATAATGCGGCCAAAGTTGATATTTGGAGTTGCGGTGTGATACTGTTTGTTTTGATGGCGGGTTACTTGCCATTCCACGATCAGAATGTTATGTCTATGTATAAGAAGATTTACAAAGGTGAATTCAGGTGTCCGAGGTGGTTTTCTCCCGAGTTGATTCGATTTTTGACGCGTTTGCTGGACACGAATCCTGAAACCCGGATCACGATTCCGGAGATCATGGAGACTAAGTGGTTCAAGAAGGGGTTcaagaatgtgaaatttttcattgatgatgaTAAGTTATGTACTGTTAACGATGATACTAATAACACCGATGTTGAGTGTTTATCGGATCAGTCTTTGTCCGAATCTGATTCTGAGTTGGAGACCCGAAGGAAGATCAAGAGTCTTCCGAGGCCTGCTAGCTTGAATGCTTTCGATATCATTTCATTTTCGCAGGGTTTTAACCTGTCAGGTTTGTTTGAAGAAGGATCAGATGGAGGAACAAGATTTGTTTCAGGGGCACCGGTgtcaaaaatcatatcaaaattggAGGAAATTGCGAAAATAGTGAGTTTCACCGTCCGCAAAAAGGATTGTCGAGTGAGTCTCGAAGGATCCCGGGATGGTGCAAAGGGACCCTTAACGATTGCCGCAGAGATATTCGAATTGACACCATTGTTGAGAGTGGTAGAGGTAAGGAAAAAAGGAGGGGATGGAACGGAATATGAGGATTTCTGTAACCGTGACTTGAAGCCGGGATTGCAAAGCCTTGTGCATGAAAATGTTTCTGATTCTTCTTACTTGCCCTCAGATACCGAATAG